AGATTTTTAAATGATGAGCCATCATTTAATTCGATAAACATAATTTTTAAATTACCACGAATATTAGTAACTCATCCTTGAATTGTTACTTTTTTCTGATCGTGTAATTCAGGGTGTACACAAATTTCACTAATTGTCGCCAGCATATTTTTACTCCACATTTATAAAATTTATAAAATAAAATCTTTATTATTATACCATAAAATTTGGCTTTGCACTACTTGTTATTAGCATAAAAATTTGCATAAACCTTTTAAAAAAATTTTTTTAATCGACTTTTTAAAAGAAGGTGTAAAAATTGAATCTTTTACATAAAACATAATTAAAAAAAATCGAAAATAAAAAAACGGTAAAACGGTTATTGTAGTTAGAAATTAAAAATTTGTCGTAAAAAACAGAGTTGTAATATAGTATAAAAAAAATAAAATTTATAAAGTTGTTTCAATTTTAGTAAAAAAATTTTTAAACAAAACACAAAAATTTTGTAAATTCAAAAAAAGTTAAAAAACTCTAAAAAATACTTTAATTTTTATTTTTAGTATATAATTTATAGATCAAAAATGTACAAAAGAGTCAAACTTAAAGATAAACTAATTTCCAAGCTGATTAATTTAGAAACTAAAAGACAAAATAATCAAATTGAACTAATCGCAAGTGAAAATTATGCATCTGAAGACGTTCTTTTTGCAAATGGCACAAGTCTTAGCAATAAATATGGCGAAGGATATCCAGGAAAACGTTATTATGGCGGATGCAAATTCATTGATAAAATTGAGTTAATTGCAATCGAAAGAGCAAAAAAATTGTTTGGTACTAGTTTTGCAAATGTCCAACCTTATTCAGGATCAAGCGCAAATGCAGCTGTTTTTGCAGCAATTTTAAAACCAGGCGATAAAATTCTTGGGCTTGATTTAAATTCTGGAGGGCATTTAACTCACGGTTATAAAATTAATTTTTCGGGAATGTTTTATTTAGGTATTAGTTATTATTTGGATAAAAATGAACTTCTTGATTATGATGAAATTGAAAAAATAGCTGTAAAAACAAGGCCTAATTTAATTATTTGTGGCTATTCTGCTTATTCAGGGACAATTGATTTTATCCGGTTTCGCAAGATTGCTGATAAAGTAGGAGCTTTTTTACTTGCTGATATTGCACATATTGCTGGGCTTGTTGCAACAAAAAATCATCCTTCGCCAGTAGGAATCGCTCATGTGATAACCGCCACAACCCAAAAAACTTTGCGAGGGCCAAGAGGCGGCCTTATTTTAACAAACGATAAAGAAATTGCAGCTAAAATTGATAAAATTGTTTTTCCCGGAATTCAAGGCGGACCGCTTTTTAATACAATCGCTGCCAAAGCCGTCGCTTTTAATGAGGCATTACAACCTTGATTTTCACAATATTGCGCACAAATTGTGAAAAACGCTAGTCATTTTGCAAATGAATTTAAAAAAAAGGGGGTTAGACTCATTTCAAATGGAACAAGAAATCACCTTTTTATAATTGATGTTCTTAATTCCTATAATTTAAACGGCAAACAAGCCCAAATTTTATTAGAATCAGTTAACATTATCACAAACAAAAACACCATCCCCAACGATTCTTTAAGTCCTTTTGTAACTTCAGGACTTCGTTTAGGAACCCCAGCAATGACCTCGCGTGGTTTTAAAGAAAATGAATTTAGTCAACTAGCTGAAATAATTGATTTTGTTCTACGAAAAAAAGAACTAAACCCTCTAGAAATTGCGGAAATTAAGGCAAAAGTGGAACACCTAGCGCTGAATTTCCCAATTAAAAGAAGTTACTGAACCTAAAAAGTTTGTTTTTGTAATAAATTGGCAAAAAAGCTATGAATTATTGCATATTTTACCTTTTTGTTAGTTTTTTTTTTTTTTTTTTATAAAGTTGTCAGCGTATTTCCAAAAGCGAAAACAAAGCCGCCAACAAGAAAAATTACGCAAAGAATTATATGTAAATTATATTTTGCTCGTTGCCAAGCAGGCAAAAACATACCTGTTTTTTCATAACTTAAGTGCTTTCTGCTAGGATTTTCGTTTTTTCAATCTTTAATCTGTAATTCTTTATATTTTTTTATTTTGTTTCTTGTATATTTATGAAAAGAAATTGAAACAAATGCTAACACAAAAAAAATAACTGAAAGCGTAATTAATATAGGCTGTGGAAGATTGATAACCCTAATTCCCGTGTAAAATGGATTAGTTTTCATATCCTATCCTAAAAGTTTTACAATTTTAATGATTAAAATCAAAAATAAAAAGTTGCAACACTTTTAATATCAAAATAACAAATTCGTCAATTTTTATAACAGAAGTTCACCATCAATTTATTGTTTTAACTTTAATTCAATTTAAGATGTTCCTCGATTTAGTTTTTAACATTATTAGTCCCCATTTTTAAACTTATTTAAATAATACCATAAAAAATGTTAAAATTGTTATAAAATATAAAAGTACTGGTATCTAAATCTAATTTTATTTTTGTATTTTTTGTATTTTTAAAATAAATGAATTTTATTTCAAAAAACCATTAAAATTTATAATAAAAAATATTAACATTTTTTCTTTTATAAGATTTTGGCTGCTAAAAAATCTATGAGTTTATGAATCTTTTAATATAGAAACAAATCTTTCATTGATTTAATTTTTCAAAAACTACAAAAATTAATTAAAGATTTTTAGTTTTTGGTAAAATTAGATCCTACAGCACTAGTAGAAAGCGCTAGCAGAATAAATATAATAGTAGAAAAAGATAAAATTTTATGAATAAATTAGACGAACATATTAAATTAAAAGTAAAAAATAATTACTATAACCAATCAGTTTCACCTCTTGAATATGCTCTTAATAATTTTTCCGGAAAGATGAGATCTGTAAACTGAAATATCATTAACGACCCAAAAGATCTAGAAGTTTGAACTAGAGTGGTGCAAAATTTTTGAATTCCAGAAAAAATTCCACTATCAAATGATCTTGAGTCATGAAGAACTTTATCGCCGACTTGAAAACAAGTTATTACAAGAACTTTTACAGGTCTAACTTTGCTTGATACAATTCAGGCAACAATTGGTGATGTTGCACAAATAAGTCATTCACTAACTGATCATGAACAAGTAATTTATACAAATTTTGCTTTCATGGTCGGGGTTCATGCCCGTTCTTATGGTTCGATTTTTTCCACTCTTTGTTCAAGCGAAGAAATTGAAGAAGCTCATAATTGGGTGATAAATAACGAAAAATTACAAAAAAGAGCGAGAATTCTCATACCTTTTTATGTTGATTCAGATCCTTTAAAATCAAAAGTTGCCGCGGCTTTAATGCCTGGTTTTTTGCTTTATGGTGGTTTTTATCTTCCTTTTTATCTTGCAGCACGGTCAAAACTTCCAAATACATCAGATATTATTCGTCTAATTTTACGCGATAAAGTTATTCATAATTATTATTCGGGATACAAATTTCAAAAAAAAGTCGAAAAATTAACAACTGAAAAACAAGAGGAAATAAAAAAATTTGTATTTGACTTACTATATAAACTAATTGAACTTGAAAAAGATTATCTTTATGATTTATATTCTGAAGTTGGACTTGCAGAATCAGCGATAAAATTTAGTATATACAATGCCGGAAAATTTTTACAAAACCTCGGTTATGATTCGCCTTTTTCAAAAGAAGAAACCGAAATTGAGCCTGAAATTTTTAGTCAGTTATCAGCAAGAGCCGATGAAAATCACGACTTTTTTTCAGGAAATGGCTCTTCTTATGTAATGGCCCTTGCTGAGGAAACTGAAGATGAAGACTGGGAATTTTAAAATGTTAAATAATATAAATAATGAAAATAACAATAAAAATAAATCAAGCCCTGTCAAACCAAAAGGAGAAGTTTTTGTTGTTTATTTTTCATCAATTTCCAATAATACTCACCGTTTTGTTGAAAAATTAAACTTCAAAAAAGAAAGAATTCCTGTTGAAATAAATCAAAATTTAACAGTTATGAAAGATTATGTTCTCTTTTGTCCTACTTACAGCGGCGGAAACGGGCTAACTAGTGGCGCTGTGCCTAAACAAGTGATAAAATTTTTAAATAATGAACAAAACCGTAAATTTTGCAAAGGAGTAATCGCCTCTGGAAATACAAATTTTGGCGACACTTTTGCGCTTGCAGGTTCAGTTATATCAAAAAAATTAAATGTTCCTTTTTTATACAGTTTTGAATTGTTAGGAACAAATGATGATGTTGTTAAAGTCAGAGAAATATTAAAAGATTTTTGAGGAACTTAAATGAATAAAAAAAATTTAAAATTAAATTTTAACTCAAACCAACAAGAAAGTTATATCAGTTTAAATGCAAATGCAAAACTATATGCAAAACATCCTGATTCTTATAAATTTGATTTATTAGCGGCAAAAAAGTATATCGAAGAAGAAATTAATCCAAAATTTAAATTTTTTGCTTCTTTTAAAGAAAGAATTAACTTCTTAGTTAGTCAAAAATATTACGATCCTGAAGTTATTAGTCAATATTCATTTACTGAACTTGAAAAATTAAATGAAAAAGCATGAAGTTATAATCATTTTTTCCCATCTTTTATGGGCGCATTTAAATTCTATTCAACTTACGGTCTTAAATCTAATGATAATTTAACATATTTTGAGCATTTTCCCGATCGCGTTTTATTAAATAGTTTGTTTTTAGGTAAAGGAAATTTTAAAAATGCCGAAAAAATTCTTGAACAAATTATGTTAGGTAGATTTCAACCAGCAACTCCGACCTTTTTGAATGCTGGAAAATTAAAAAGGGGAGAATTTGTGTCTTGTTATTTAATTCGCGTTGAAGATAATATGGAGTCGATTTCACGGGCAATTACAACATCTTTACAACTTTCAAAACGTGGTGGTGGTGTAAGTGTTCTTCTGACAAATTTACGTGAGCAAGGCGCGCCTATTAAAGATATTCAAAATCAAGCAACTGGAGTAATTCCTGTTATGAAAATTCTTGAGGACTCATTTTCATATGCAAACCAATTAGGTCAGCGTCAAGGTGCAGGCGCTGTTTATTTAAATGTTCATCATCCAGATATTCTTGCATTTTTAGACACAAAAAGGGAAAATGCCGATGAAAAAATTAGAATAAAATCGCTTTCCCTTGGAGTCCTAATTCCAAATATTACTTTCGAATTAGCAAAAAATAATGAAAAAATGGCACTGTTCTCGGTCTATGATGTTGAAAAAGTTTATAAAAAAGCATTTAGCGACATTTCAATTACAGAAAAATATTATGAAATGCTTGAAAATCCGAATATTAAAAAAACCTTTATTTTGGCAAGAAAACTCTTTAAAATTATTGCAGAATTACACTTTGAAAGCGGCTATCCTTACATTTTATTTGAAGATACTGTAAATAAAGAAAACGCTCATCCAGATCGTGTTGTAATGTCAAATTTATGCAGCGAAATTACCCAACCTTCGACTCCAAGCACGTTTTTAGCCGATCTTAGTTTTAAAAAAACAGGGCAAGATATTTGCTGTAATTTAGGATCGATAAATATCGATAAAGCAATGGAATCTGGGGTTAATTTTGAAGAAATGGTTTATTATGCTGTTCTTTCGCTTGATATTGTTTCGCGAAATTCTGATTTATCAGTTGCTCCTTCAATTGAAAAAGGCAATAAACTAAACCATGCAATTGGCCTCGGCGCAATGAACTTACACGGATTTTTTGCAAAAAATGAAATAAATTATGATTCTGCAGAAGCTCTTGATTTTACCAATATTTTTTTCTATTGTCTTGCTTTTGCCTCATTTAAAGCTTCGCAAAAACTTGCGCAAATTTATGGTCCTTTTGCTGGATTTGAAAAAACGAAATTTGCAACTGGCGAATATTTTGATAAATATATCAAAACAGACCCAAATACTTTTTTACCAAAAACAACAACAATTAAAGAACTTTTTGCAAAATATAATGTTTTTATTCCAACTCAGAAAGACTGAATTGAACTTGTAAAGCAAATAAGAAAAACCGGAATTGCGAATTCACATCTAATGGCTGTGGCCCCTACAGGTTCAATTTCTTATCTTACTTCTTGCACTCCGTCGCTTCAGCCGGTTGTTGCTCCAGTCGAGGTAAGAAAAGAAGGGAAATTAGGAAGAATATATGTTCCTTCTTATAAATTAAGTCATAAAACATACAACTTTTACCAAAAAGGAGCATACGAACTAGGGCCTATTCCAATTATTAATATTGTTGCAGAAGCTCAAAAACATGTTGACCAGGCAATTTCAATGACCTTATTTATGACAGACAAAGCGACAACTCGAGATTTAAATCTTGCATATATTTACGCTTTTAAAAAAGGTTGCAAATCAATTTATTATGTACGGATTCGCCAAGATGTTCTTGAAAATTCCGAAAATTATGAAACCTGTCAATCTTGTGTAATTTAAAAAACAGCATAAATTAAACAATATTAGCTTAAATTAAAAAAATTAAAATGATGGAATGGTTTAAAATAATTATTAATTTATATTTTAACAAAAAAGGAGCTTTAAAATTTTTATAAAAGAAAATTTTTGTTCTAGATTTAACAAAATAGAAAAAGTCCATTCATTTAGAAATCTTTTTTGTTCTGATTTAATAAAAAAATTAAATTTTATGATTTAAAACAAACTAAATTTGTCCTCATTTACGTAAGGTTTTTTTTGTTTTTGTTGAAACTTTAAGACGAATTTTTTGCCTTGAGGCAGTTTTTATTGTAACTTGTTGTAAATTCAGGTTAAATTTACGTTTTGTCGCATTAAGCGCATGAGAACGATTGTTGCCGCTTAATGGGCCACGCTGTGAAATTGGGTCTTTTCTTGCCATTTTGGCTCCTAAAAAATAGTTATTATGAGTTATTTATATTAATTAATTTTTTGTTGAAACTAATTTAACAATCTTTTTAAATTCTAAATGATGATGAATTGCCATTTCTGCAAGCATTTTACGGTTAATTTCGATATTTGCTTCCTTAATTTTATACATTAGCTGCGAATAAGAAATTCCGTGAGTACGTGCAGCGGCATTAATTCGCGAAATCCACATTTTACGCATATCGCGCTTGCGCTGTTTGCGATCGCGAAATGAATAAGTTCATGATTTAATCACAGCTTGTTTTGCAACTTTAAAACCAATTGATTTATGCCCTCAGTATCCTTTCGCTAATTTTAATCAACGACGACGACGCTGACGGGTTACACTTCCACCCTTGACTCTCATTATAAGTATGTCCTCCCTTTTTATAATATTGTTAAAAAATTTATTTTTACACTAAATTAATTTTTTTAATCGTTTAAAATCCGAAGAATGCATCAAAGTTGCTTTTCTAGATTGACGTTTTTGCTTTGTTGTCTTACTTTGAGCAAGATGAGAACGATAAGCATGCCCGTGTTTAACTTTTCCAGTTGCAGTAACTTTTACTCTTTTTTTGATTGCGGATTTAGTTTTTAGTTTAATTTTAGGCATTTTCTTCCTGTTTTTGTTTTTCTTCATATTCGAGTAATTCTTTTAACTGTTTTGATGAAGTGAATTTTGGAAGTTTTTTTCGATCTCGTTCAAGATGCAACACTAAAAAATTACCATTTTGTGAAATTTCCTTGCTTTTTTTAGCGATATATTTTAACTGTTCATAAAAAATATCAAGTGTTATTCTACCTTGTTCAACCCTTGTAATTTCACGTCCACGAAAACGTAGTGCAATTTTGACACGATCACCGTCAAGAATAAATTCACGCGCTTTTTTTGACTTCACTAATATATCTTGCATATTTATATTAAAGCTGACACGAATTTCGCGATTGTTGGTAAAAGATTGCTTTTCTTTTTCTTCCTTTTTCTTTTTTTTTATGTCATAACGAAATTTGCCGTAGTCAAGAATTTTTGCAATTGGGACTTTTTGAACTTGATTATCCTTAGTTTTGACTTCTTTAATTGAAATTAAAACCAAATCAAGCCCATTTGATTTAGCCATTTGAATCGCTTCTTTTGTTGGCATTTTCCCAATTTTTTCATTGTCACTACCAACTAAAAAAATGTTTGGAAAAGATATATTTTCGTTAATTTGATGTTCTTGTGATGGTTTTTTTTGAAAAAGACTTTTTGGATTCAAAACTTATATTTCACTCCATATTAAATCATTTAGTAAATTTTTAGAAAAATACTAAAAAGCGGATTCAATTACGCTTTTAGACAAAAAAATAATAATTTTTGTTTGTCAGGTAAACCCAAGATCAGCAAGATCTTCAGGTGAGAGCGAATCTACTTTCTGCAAATAAAAATTTGCACCCTAAATTATACTATAAAAATAAAAAATTATAAAAAAGTTGAAAAATTTAATAGACAAATTGCACCATTTTTTCGTTTTCAACAACTAAAAATGTATCGCCTTTTTCAACACCAAATGGCTTTAAAACTTGTCGGGCTAAATTAAAATCCTTTTTGATTTCAGCAAATTCGGAAATTGAATTAATTGAAACAAAAACAGAAGATATAATCCCAAAACCATTAATTAATTTTTCGTTATTAACAACGCCGATTACGGCCGTATTTGGACGGAATTTAGCAATTGTTTTCAAAAGCTCGCCTGTTCGTGATAAAACAACTGTGTATTTTATTTCTTTTTCATAGGCAAGATGCGCTAATTTATGGGCTATTTTGGCTCTTTGTCCTTTTGAGTTTTTAGTAATTACCGCTAGTTGTTTTGTATAGAAAAGTTTATTATAAAATTCTTTTTCCGCTCTTTTATTAATAATTGCCATTACTTGCACTGACTCAATTGGGAATTGCCCCT
The sequence above is a segment of the Mesomycoplasma flocculare ATCC 27399 genome. Coding sequences within it:
- the glyA gene encoding serine hydroxymethyltransferase, which produces MYKRVKLKDKLISKLINLETKRQNNQIELIASENYASEDVLFANGTSLSNKYGEGYPGKRYYGGCKFIDKIELIAIERAKKLFGTSFANVQPYSGSSANAAVFAAILKPGDKILGLDLNSGGHLTHGYKINFSGMFYLGISYYLDKNELLDYDEIEKIAVKTRPNLIICGYSAYSGTIDFIRFRKIADKVGAFLLADIAHIAGLVATKNHPSPVGIAHVITATTQKTLRGPRGGLILTNDKEIAAKIDKIVFPGIQGGPLFNTIAAKAVAFNEALQPWFSQYCAQIVKNASHFANEFKKKGVRLISNGTRNHLFIIDVLNSYNLNGKQAQILLESVNIITNKNTIPNDSLSPFVTSGLRLGTPAMTSRGFKENEFSQLAEIIDFVLRKKELNPLEIAEIKAKVEHLALNFPIKRSYWT
- the nrdF gene encoding class 1b ribonucleoside-diphosphate reductase subunit beta, producing the protein MNKLDEHIKLKVKNNYYNQSVSPLEYALNNFSGKMRSVNWNIINDPKDLEVWTRVVQNFWIPEKIPLSNDLESWRTLSPTWKQVITRTFTGLTLLDTIQATIGDVAQISHSLTDHEQVIYTNFAFMVGVHARSYGSIFSTLCSSEEIEEAHNWVINNEKLQKRARILIPFYVDSDPLKSKVAAALMPGFLLYGGFYLPFYLAARSKLPNTSDIIRLILRDKVIHNYYSGYKFQKKVEKLTTEKQEEIKKFVFDLLYKLIELEKDYLYDLYSEVGLAESAIKFSIYNAGKFLQNLGYDSPFSKEETEIEPEIFSQLSARADENHDFFSGNGSSYVMALAEETEDEDWEF
- the nrdI gene encoding class Ib ribonucleoside-diphosphate reductase assembly flavoprotein NrdI, which gives rise to MLNNINNENNNKNKSSPVKPKGEVFVVYFSSISNNTHRFVEKLNFKKERIPVEINQNLTVMKDYVLFCPTYSGGNGLTSGAVPKQVIKFLNNEQNRKFCKGVIASGNTNFGDTFALAGSVISKKLNVPFLYSFELLGTNDDVVKVREILKDFWGT
- the nrdE gene encoding class 1b ribonucleoside-diphosphate reductase subunit alpha encodes the protein MNKKNLKLNFNSNQQESYISLNANAKLYAKHPDSYKFDLLAAKKYIEEEINPKFKFFASFKERINFLVSQKYYDPEVISQYSFTELEKLNEKAWSYNHFFPSFMGAFKFYSTYGLKSNDNLTYFEHFPDRVLLNSLFLGKGNFKNAEKILEQIMLGRFQPATPTFLNAGKLKRGEFVSCYLIRVEDNMESISRAITTSLQLSKRGGGVSVLLTNLREQGAPIKDIQNQATGVIPVMKILEDSFSYANQLGQRQGAGAVYLNVHHPDILAFLDTKRENADEKIRIKSLSLGVLIPNITFELAKNNEKMALFSVYDVEKVYKKAFSDISITEKYYEMLENPNIKKTFILARKLFKIIAELHFESGYPYILFEDTVNKENAHPDRVVMSNLCSEITQPSTPSTFLADLSFKKTGQDICCNLGSINIDKAMESGVNFEEMVYYAVLSLDIVSRNSDLSVAPSIEKGNKLNHAIGLGAMNLHGFFAKNEINYDSAEALDFTNIFFYCLAFASFKASQKLAQIYGPFAGFEKTKFATGEYFDKYIKTDPNTFLPKTTTIKELFAKYNVFIPTQKDWIELVKQIRKTGIANSHLMAVAPTGSISYLTSCTPSLQPVVAPVEVRKEGKLGRIYVPSYKLSHKTYNFYQKGAYELGPIPIINIVAEAQKHVDQAISMTLFMTDKATTRDLNLAYIYAFKKGCKSIYYVRIRQDVLENSENYETCQSCVI
- the rpmB gene encoding 50S ribosomal protein L28; translation: MARKDPISQRGPLSGNNRSHALNATKRKFNLNLQQVTIKTASRQKIRLKVSTKTKKTLRKWGQI
- the rplT gene encoding 50S ribosomal protein L20, with the translated sequence MRVKGGSVTRQRRRRWLKLAKGYWGHKSIGFKVAKQAVIKSWTYSFRDRKQRKRDMRKMWISRINAAARTHGISYSQLMYKIKEANIEINRKMLAEMAIHHHLEFKKIVKLVSTKN
- the rpmI gene encoding 50S ribosomal protein L35 gives rise to the protein MPKIKLKTKSAIKKRVKVTATGKVKHGHAYRSHLAQSKTTKQKRQSRKATLMHSSDFKRLKKLI
- the infC gene encoding translation initiation factor IF-3, with protein sequence MNPKSLFQKKPSQEHQINENISFPNIFLVGSDNEKIGKMPTKEAIQMAKSNGLDLVLISIKEVKTKDNQVQKVPIAKILDYGKFRYDIKKKKKEEKEKQSFTNNREIRVSFNINMQDILVKSKKAREFILDGDRVKIALRFRGREITRVEQGRITLDIFYEQLKYIAKKSKEISQNGNFLVLHLERDRKKLPKFTSSKQLKELLEYEEKQKQEENA